A stretch of DNA from Aspergillus flavus chromosome 3, complete sequence:
GACTTGAAGGGAGCATCAATGATGTTAAAGGCCTGGTCGGTCTTCAAAGGGGTTGGCTTGGGTGCGCCTTCCGGAGCAGTAGTGTTCAAGCGAAGAGCAGGCGAGATGCTACCGAGTTCCCTGAGCTCTCCAAGGACACGGCTAGCAGCAATGGGGGCCACTTCGATGGGAATGTACTTCCAGTTCGAAAGGAGACGAGATTGAAGTTTGCGGGAGTCTGTTTGGGGTCAGTCTTGGTAAGCCTCTTTTGGACATTTTTCAGTATCAGCCTCACTGACCAGCAACGCAAACGAATTCTTTGGCCTGGAGGGCGACAATCTTCTCCTGGAACAAACAGGCACCACCGCCCTTGATCAGGTTGAGGTCATCATCGACCTCATCCGCTCCATCGAAGGCAATGTCCAGCACGGTTCCTTCGGGGAGAGAGTCGAAGTCAACGGCTGTCAGGCCGTTGGAGACGATGAGCTGCTTGGAAAGATAGCCTGTGGGTACGTATTTGGTTTGGGAGGTGTCGACACCGGACTCCTTGATGGCCTCAACAACGTAGACAATGGTGGAACCACTGCCAATGCCCACATACTTGGCATCCTTAGGGTAGTGGTTCTTTACAGCAGCCTGACCGGCTGCGCGCTTTGCGGATTCGATAAGATCGGCCATTGTGGATCTAAGACGAAAGTTTGCAGGAGAGACCgtgggagaggaggaacgaAAGGTATGCAGACGTAGACGAGGGTGAgcggagaaggatgaggggAACGAGGATCGGAATCtgtataaatattattaggCGGGCTATGTCGGAGTTTAAAGTGCTCTAGCGGCAGGAGTTTACTGGGGGAAAAGAACCGCAGTTGCCCTGAAGGTGGGGATCCAAAATGCGATCCCAAGGAACGTCCCCGTAATCTGGACTTACACGGTAAATTGGCGGCCACGTGGAATTATTAGGAACATGGCAAAGCAATTGAGGTTCAATGGATATCTAACACCTGTACGAAACACACCTAATGATAGCGTTCCCGCAAATTGCAGAGTTATGATTGTCGCGATGGTAAAAGTGACTCCTGTCCAGTGGTGGGGTTGTGTCGTCATAGTACTTTTTGACGGCCTCAGGCCGCCGTGCACGGCCTTAGCTGTCGGCGTTTAGAATTACCGAGTACAGTAATCCCACCTTAGCACTACTGCAGGGCACCGTCAACATGGAAAGCCTTCCCCCCAGTTCAATTCAGTTACGGGTGGGGTTGATGATCAGTTATCCACAGGATGATCCGGATATCAGAGCATATGCTCCGCGTAAGAAACAGGCGTGGAAGTCTTCTCTTGAAGAGCGATATATTGCGTTACTACGTACAGTTTACCATCCGCCCAACTTGAAAAGAGAATACCACTAATTGAGTTTTACAGTTTAATATTGAGCGCCTCGTAGTGGCGCCTCTGTAGAAATAGGTGATCTTAGTGCTCTTGCTGTCGCGCTCTCTGAATGGTAACGGCCAGACAGAAAAAACACTAAACTCGGAGCCATGTGCCTTGAGCGACAAGATTATTATTAGGAGTAGACAACAACTTTTATTTAGCATTAAGTATTTAACAAGGATTTGACCGTTCGAGTGAGAATCAGTCTATATAGAGTTTTATCGCCTCTCTATGCCCGTTGCATATAGTGAGCAAGGAGTGCTTTACAGGTACTTACAAGATGATATTTGTACTTCAGTGGACTCCGCTGGCTTTTATCAGAGATTAAGTCCACTGCAAAGATTCAGAGAGTTATTGCCTAGCCGGCTCTGCTGACTATACACAAGCATTGATATACATGCAATATATGTGTAAGTATGGCCAGTAACCGAAgttatatactaaaattcATcgattatattctttattatgCGGATAGGTAAACTTCAGGTACGAGATTCTCTAAACTTTCTATCTATCTTGATAATGTCCTCCTAGTTAGATCTGTTTATGAGATGACTCTTGCTTCTTAACATGATAGGGAACACCTTTACTGTGTAGGCTTGGGGAATAGCAAGTTCTGTTGCTGAGACAACTGAGCAGCTTTTATGCCTATATGCTCTTCGCTCCTTCTCACTCAATTCTGGATCTgcatctttttttttcatccATCTCCAGTCTTAAAGTAGCGAGACTCTCCCTCTATTGAAACCCAAAAACAACATAACCCTCCACACTTCTGTACGATAGGCTTCTCAATGAGCGAAAGAGGAGGGCTATCACCTTGGGCCATCTAACATGGCGGGAGACCATCCATGAATGGGTTGTCAGGGTTACTGGTCCCAACAAAAAGGGTAGGAAATCTTCTGACCTAGCACTATGATTTTCACAGACAAGAGTCGCTCTTACCACGTAGGCTCAAGGACTCCTAGAATTCCCGAAGCTTGAGATATAAGAACAGGAATATGCCTTTGGATGTTGCTCTAATGTGAAAGATCATACTGGTAGGACCCATGTGTACGAATGGTAATCAGTAATCTAACTCGAATGTGCTCCTAGGATCTCTAAATGCGGACTAAGCCATTGAATGGTCCAAGCTTGAGAGACTCTAGGCTGGTCGTGACTTTGAAAAAGTATCGATAACTTTTGTTGTATGCACAAGATCTCATATAGTAGACTATGAAATGGACGATTACTATTGGTGGGGCTGTGTCGTCATCACACTTTTACGGCCTCAGGCCACAATAAATGCACGGGCCCTGTTACGCTGTGTACCCGTCACGTGGGCATGCAGCGTCTACTACGGATTACTGCAGAACCATTGTCAACAACTACAAGCTTTCAACGATAGTCAGATGCTTGCCATTCTATTCTCTGTCCGAGGCAGGTACTAGTATCCCGGCTGTACTAGTGACTTTATATCGTCTCTCCGCTACTCCCAGCTATTCCTTATCATTCCTCTTTCACTTCCCCGCCCCTCATGACTGATGCTTTTCCAAGCGCCCTGACTGGGCCATCttccaaagaaaggaaatatgaTCGGCAACTGCGGTTATGGGCTGCAAGTGGCCAGAAGGCTCTAGAAGAGTCTCGTGTACTTTTGGTCAACTCTGATGGCCCATGGAGCAACCAGAGCACTGGCGTATCAGGCGTAGTGGGTGTCGAAACACTGAAGAACCTTGTCCTTCCTGGAATTGGAGGGTTTACTATCGTGGATCCTGCTACTGTCACCGAGGCAGATCTTGGAGTCAATTTCTTCCTCGAAGAACAGAGCCTGGGGAAGCCGAGGGCCGCAGAGACCTGCCGATTGTTAAAAGAATTGAACCCCGACGTAGAAGGAAGCTTCCAATCAAAGGTATGGGATAGTGGGGTTTGT
This window harbors:
- a CDS encoding ribose 5-phosphate isomerase A-domain-containing protein codes for the protein MTTQPHHWTGVTFTIATIITLQFAGTLSLGVFRTGVRYPLNLNCFAMFLIIPRGRQFTVFRSSFPSSFSAHPRLRLHTFRSSSPTVSPANFRLRSTMADLIESAKRAAGQAAVKNHYPKDAKYVGIGSGSTIVYVVEAIKESGVDTSQTKYVPTGYLSKQLIVSNGLTAVDFDSLPEGTVLDIAFDGADEVDDDLNLIKGGGACLFQEKIVALQAKEFVCVADSRKLQSRLLSNWKYIPIEVAPIAASRVLGELRELGSISPALRLNTTAPEGAPKPTPLKTDQAFNIIDAPFKSLLTKADIAAGQDGTGKDGVWEVEALSRAIKQIPGVLDVGIFSGETGPQAQARGGTGGQKPIAAYFGMPDGSVSVRKASA